Proteins found in one Triticum aestivum cultivar Chinese Spring chromosome 4D, IWGSC CS RefSeq v2.1, whole genome shotgun sequence genomic segment:
- the LOC123100700 gene encoding germin-like protein 8-5 gives MASSSSFLLLAALLALVSWQATASDPSPLQDFCVADMNSPVRVNGFVCKNPMEVNADDFFKAANLDKPRVPNKVGSNVTLINVMQIAGLNTLGISIARIDYAPLGQNPPHTHPRATEILTVLEGTLYVGFVTSNQPAPNRNKFLSKVLNKGDVFVFPVGLIHFQFNPNPHQPAVAIAALSSQNPGAITIANAVFGSDPAISDDVLAKAFQVEKNTIDYLQAQFWENNHY, from the exons ATGGCAtcctcctcttccttccttctccttgctGCACTTCTTGCGTTGGTCTCATGGCAGGCCACTGCTTCTGATCCTAGCCCACTCCAGGACTTTTGTGTCGCTGACATGAATTCACCAG TCCGTGTCAATGGGTTTGTTTGCAAGAACCCGATGGAGGTCAATGCGGATGACTTCTTCAAGGCGGCCAACCTCGACAAGCCTAGGGTACCCAACAAGGTTGGATCCAACGTCACTTTGATCAACGTCATGCAGATTGCTGGACTCAACACCCTCGGCATCTCAATTGCACGCATCGACTATGCTCCCTTGGGTCAAAACCCACCACACACGCATCCTCGCGCCACTGAGATCCTCACGGTGCTCGAGGGGACACTGTATGTTGGCTTTGTCACATCCAACCAGCCCGCCCCCAACAGAAACAAGTTCCTCTCCAAGGTGCTCAACAAAGGTGATGTGTTTGTCTTCCCCGTGGGGCTCATCCACTTCCAATTCAACCCCAACCCCCACCAGCCCGCTGTTGCAATTGCCGCGCTAAGCAGCCAGAACCCAGGGGCTATCACAATTGCCAATGCAGTGTTTGGGTCAGACCCAGCAATATCAGATGATGTTCTTGCCAAGGCATTTCAGGTGGAAAAGAATACAATAGACTATCTCCAGGCTCAGTTCTGGGAGAACAACCACTACTAA
- the LOC123100701 gene encoding germin-like protein 8-5 codes for MATSSSILLLAALLALVSWQAIASDPGPLQDFCVADMHSPVRVNGFVCKNPMKVNADDFFKAANLDKPRVTNKVGSNVTLINVMQIAGLNTLGISIARIDYAPLGQNPPHTHPRATEILTVLEGTLYVGFVTSNQPAPNRNKLLSKVLNKGDVFVFPVGLIHFQFNPNPHQPAVAIAALSSQNPGAITIANAVFGSDPPISDDVLAKAFQVEKNTIDYLQAQFWENNHN; via the exons ATGGCAACCTCCTCTTCCATCCTTCTCCTTGCTGCTCTTCTTGCCTTGGTCTCATGGCAGGCCATCGCCTCCGATCCTGGCCCACTCCAGGACTTTTGTGTCGCCGACATGCATTCACCAG TGCGTGTCAATGGGTTTGTTTGCAAGAACCCAATGAAAGTTAACGCAGACGACTTCTTCAAGGCAGCCAACCTCGACAAGCCTAGGGTGACCAACAAGGTTGGATCCAACGTCACTTTGATCAACGTCATGCAGATTGCTGGACTCAACACCCTCGGCATCTCAATTGCGCGCATCGACTACGCTCCCTTGGGTCAGAACCCACCACATACGCACCCTCGCGCCACTGAGATCCTCACGGTGCTCGAGGGGACACTGTATGTTGGCTTTGTCACATCCAACCAGCCCGCCCCCAATAGAAACAAGCTCCTCTCCAAGGTGCTCAACAAAGGTGATGTGTTTGTCTTCCCCGTGGGGCTCATCCACTTCCAATTCAACCCCAACCCCCACCAGCCCGCTGTTGCAATTGCTGCGCTCAGCAGCCAGAACCCAGGGGCTATCACAATTGCCAATGCAGTGTTTGGGTCGGACCCACCAATATCAGATGATGTTCTTGCCAAGGCATTTCAGGTGGAAAAGAATACAATAGACTATCTCCAGGCTCAATTTTGGGAGAACAACCACAACTAA